The Acidobacteriota bacterium genome window below encodes:
- a CDS encoding S8 family serine peptidase, whose translation MKINWFTKASIAFVVVGFFLFVPLLAFQASAEPQNAGSDSKVSPHVFHQLDRLRLRSGREASVDVIVMNRPGIRLRSLPARARALSIINGYQARLTEGQLRELERSDDVHFVALNAEVRSTRSARGDVRDENRSFLNHMVETVGADRTGLTGRGVTVAVFDSGIARHQDLAGRIIGGVDFTSGRARVGLDGFDPYGHGTHVAGIVAGNGMLSGGFYRGVAPEANLLDVRILDEEGIGRIDDLVAAMQWVIDHKDEFNVRVANLSLGAPPLQPADQDPLCLAVRAMVRAGIVTVASAGNYGSFPDFPVVYGAITSPGLEPSAITVGASDTNGTLTHLDDRATVFSSRGPSRDGLLKPDLIAPGRRVVSTLAPGSHLERILPERIQEDGYLRLSGSSMAVPFVAGSIAQVLEANPRLNPIAVKALLLVTAVKMDGEAFNLLEMGNGALNTMIAVRAAQSLDLPEGVFRQPVAPFWYLSNGERVWAGGAFIRGNRLMLSSLVGDLSPQRQWVDRLSWDSSSGWLEFWQSPAIGPDGALWGDGALWGDGALWGDGALWGDGALWGDGALWGDGALWGDGALWGDGALWGDGALWGDGALWGDGALWGDGALWGDGALWGDGALWGDGVLWSEGALWGDGALWGDGALWGDGALWGDGALWGDGALWAD comes from the coding sequence CTGTTCGTACCCCTGCTGGCCTTTCAGGCTTCTGCGGAGCCGCAGAACGCAGGCTCCGACAGCAAGGTTTCACCCCACGTATTCCATCAACTTGACCGCCTCCGCCTTCGCAGCGGCCGTGAGGCCAGCGTGGACGTTATCGTCATGAACAGGCCGGGCATCCGCCTGCGCAGCCTGCCCGCTCGAGCCCGCGCACTCTCCATCATCAACGGCTATCAGGCGCGCCTCACGGAGGGCCAGTTACGGGAGTTGGAACGCTCGGACGATGTCCACTTCGTGGCCTTGAATGCGGAAGTCCGCTCCACCCGCTCGGCCCGAGGCGACGTTCGCGACGAGAACCGCTCCTTCCTCAACCATATGGTTGAAACGGTGGGCGCGGATCGTACGGGACTGACCGGCCGCGGCGTCACGGTGGCCGTCTTCGACTCCGGCATTGCGCGTCATCAGGATCTCGCCGGTCGCATCATCGGCGGCGTCGACTTTACCTCGGGACGAGCCCGCGTCGGGTTGGACGGCTTTGATCCGTACGGCCACGGCACTCACGTTGCCGGCATCGTGGCCGGAAACGGCATGCTATCGGGCGGCTTTTATCGCGGCGTAGCGCCTGAGGCGAATCTGCTCGACGTCCGTATCTTGGATGAAGAAGGGATTGGCCGAATCGACGACCTAGTGGCCGCAATGCAGTGGGTGATCGACCACAAGGACGAGTTCAACGTCCGCGTCGCCAACCTGTCGCTCGGCGCCCCGCCCCTGCAGCCGGCCGATCAAGATCCCCTTTGCCTGGCTGTCAGAGCCATGGTGCGTGCCGGCATCGTGACTGTGGCTTCAGCCGGCAACTACGGCTCCTTTCCTGATTTTCCAGTCGTCTACGGTGCCATCACCAGCCCCGGGCTGGAGCCTTCGGCGATCACCGTCGGCGCCTCGGATACCAACGGCACCCTGACTCATCTCGACGACCGTGCCACCGTGTTCAGTTCCCGTGGGCCGTCTCGGGACGGACTGCTCAAGCCTGATCTGATCGCGCCGGGCCGCCGGGTCGTCTCGACCTTGGCCCCCGGCAGCCACCTGGAGCGAATTCTGCCGGAACGAATTCAGGAGGATGGATACTTGCGCCTGAGCGGATCCAGCATGGCTGTGCCCTTCGTGGCCGGCAGCATTGCTCAGGTGCTGGAAGCCAATCCCCGCCTGAACCCGATTGCCGTCAAAGCGCTTCTCCTTGTGACCGCCGTCAAGATGGACGGGGAAGCCTTCAATCTGCTGGAGATGGGCAATGGCGCTCTTAACACCATGATCGCTGTCCGGGCCGCCCAATCACTGGACCTGCCCGAGGGCGTTTTCCGACAGCCTGTGGCTCCTTTTTGGTACCTCTCCAACGGAGAGCGTGTTTGGGCCGGAGGGGCATTCATTCGGGGTAACCGACTCATGCTGTCCAGCTTGGTCGGGGACCTTTCCCCGCAGCGGCAGTGGGTCGACAGGTTGAGCTGGGATAGCTCCTCTGGCTGGCTTGAGTTCTGGCAGTCCCCTGCAATTGGACCTGACGGTGCCCTCTGGGGTGACGGTGCTCTGTGGGGTGACGGTGCCTTGTGGGGCGACGGCGCTCTGTGGGGCGACGGTGCCTTGTGGGGCGACGGCGCCCTGTGGGGTGACGGTGCCTTGTGGGGCGACGGCGCTCTGTGGGGTGACGGCGCCTTGTGGGGTGACGGCGCCTTGTGGGGTGACGGTGCCCTGTGGGGTGACGGTGCCTTGTGGGGTGACGGTGCCTTGTGGGGCGACGGCGCTCTGTGGGGTGACGGCGCTCTGTGGGGTGACGGCGTCTTGTGGAGTGAGGGTGCCCTGTGGGGTGACGGTGCTCTGTGGGGTGACGGTGCCCTGTGGGGTGACGGTGCCTTGTGGGGTGACGGCGCCCTGTGGGGTGACGGCGCTCTGTGGGCGGATTAA